GTTTCAGCTGCAATTGCAATTGGATTAAACTATGTTTTCATTACACAATTTATTGATCAATCTTCAACTGCACTTGCTTTGTTTGGAACTACTGTAATTGGTGTCATACTAGTTCCTGTCATTCAAAAAATTACTGATAATTATACTAGTTACAAAAAAGGCCCAGTTAAAGAAATTGCAGATTCTGCAAAATGGGGTTATGCATCATTAACTTTAATGGGAATAATCAAAGGAATGCAATCAACTGGACCATTCATGATTGCACTAGTTGTTGCAATTATCATCTCGTACTCTATTGCTTCTTCTGCAGCTCCTGAAGGTGCAGATCCAGTACTTTATGGCATTTTTGGAACTTCTTTGACTGCAATGGCAATGTTGAGTCTTGCTGGAATAGTTCTAAGTATTGATGCATTTGGTCCAATTGCTGATAATGCAGGAGGAATTGTTGAAATGACTGGAATGGGTGAAGAAAATCGAAAAGTAACTGATGAAATTGATGCTGTTGGAAATACAACTAAAGCAGTAACTAAGGGATTTGCGATAGCTAGTGCTGCCCTGGCTGCATTAGCTATGATTCAAGCTTTTCAATTTGAAGCAGCCCATATTTTTGAAGGTGTTTTGGAATTAAATTATAGTTTAACAAATCCCGCAATAATTGTTGGATTGTTAGTTGGTGGTCTAATTCCATTTATTATAACTGGTCAATTGATCAATGGTGTTTCTAGAGCTGCAGGTAAAATGGTAGATGAAGTTAGAAGACAATTCAAAGCTGATCCTGGTATTCTTGCAGGAACTTCAAAACCTGATTATGCAAAGTGTGTTGATATTGCAACTGTTGCTTCGATTAGAGAATTATGGAAACCTGCAATCGTTGCAATTATTTCACCTATAATTTTGGGAATTTTACTGGGTCCTACTGCAGTTGCTGGTTTGTTAATGGGTGCAGTTGTAACTGGAATTTTACTAGCATATCATTTAGCAAATACTGGTGGTGCATGGGATAATGCAAAGAAATTGGTTGAAATGAAAGGTGAGAAAGGTTCTGAAGTTCATAAAGTTGCAGTGGTTGGTGATATTATTGGTGATCCTTACAAAGATACTGCAGGACCTGCACTAAATACCGTAATCAAAT
This window of the Candidatus Nitrosomarinus catalina genome carries:
- a CDS encoding sodium-translocating pyrophosphatase, with translation MDISEVLPFIAGIASFLVAGGLVAWITKQPSGSKEMMDISNAVKEGASAFLRREMKIIVPVAIALSVIIGAFLQPSNGIAFAVGAALSAVAGIISLKITVKAAVRAANLSSEGLGKTFAMAFRGGATVGLAVPAMALLAITGLYLIYPDPITIAGVGIGASLIALFIRIGGGIFTKAADMGADLVGKVEANIPEDDPRNPATIADNVGDNVGDAAGMGSDVYESYIVTILAALLIAALIGAPNFFLYPILIGSSGMIASIIGVVIVGSKGVTDVMKPLNRSFYVSAAIAIGLNYVFITQFIDQSSTALALFGTTVIGVILVPVIQKITDNYTSYKKGPVKEIADSAKWGYASLTLMGIIKGMQSTGPFMIALVVAIIISYSIASSAAPEGADPVLYGIFGTSLTAMAMLSLAGIVLSIDAFGPIADNAGGIVEMTGMGEENRKVTDEIDAVGNTTKAVTKGFAIASAALAALAMIQAFQFEAAHIFEGVLELNYSLTNPAIIVGLLVGGLIPFIITGQLINGVSRAAGKMVDEVRRQFKADPGILAGTSKPDYAKCVDIATVASIRELWKPAIVAIISPIILGILLGPTAVAGLLMGAVVTGILLAYHLANTGGAWDNAKKLVEMKGEKGSEVHKVAVVGDIIGDPYKDTAGPALNTVIKLLNTIAIVFVSAFVAILSI